In a genomic window of Asticcacaulis sp.:
- a CDS encoding glycerol-3-phosphate dehydrogenase/oxidase — MSDPRPALLVKAMADTLWDVIVIGGGASGLGTAVEAASRGYKTLLLEAHDYAKGTSSRSTKLVHGGVRYLAQGHIHLVRESLHERGLLRRNAPHLVHDLGFLVATYQLWRLPFYAIGLKLYDLLAGKLNLRPSRSLDRKAARAHIPTLKSSGLKGGILYFDGQFDDARLAITLMRTLEDQGGVALNATPVTGLAKSGGRVTGVRFADSETGASYTARARTVINATGVFVDAVRRLDAPDATPLLTPSQGVHIVVDRRFLPGNTALMVPRTADGRVLFAVPWHDRTLIGTTDTPVAEISEEPRALETEIDFILKTAGNYLDPAPRRSDILSVFAGLRPLVKAAAGDTKSLSREHDLVVSDSGLITLTGGKWTTYRQMGEDAVDLAAETGDLPPRPSVTSALRLHGWAENSGRNHWHVYGHDAAEIHALPGADIRLNPHLPYTEAEVRWAARFEQARSVEDVLARRLRALFLDAAESLAMAPRVAEILAEELGRDQKWQAAQVETYAALALGYMA, encoded by the coding sequence TTGAGTGATCCGCGTCCCGCCCTGCTGGTGAAGGCGATGGCCGATACCCTGTGGGACGTCATCGTCATCGGCGGCGGGGCCTCCGGCCTGGGCACGGCGGTGGAAGCGGCCTCGCGCGGTTACAAAACCCTGCTGCTGGAAGCGCATGACTACGCAAAGGGTACAAGCAGCCGTTCGACCAAGCTGGTACATGGCGGGGTGCGTTACCTGGCGCAGGGCCATATCCATCTGGTGAGGGAATCGCTGCATGAACGCGGCCTGCTCCGGCGCAATGCGCCGCATCTCGTGCATGACCTCGGCTTTCTGGTGGCGACCTATCAGCTTTGGCGGCTGCCCTTTTACGCCATCGGCCTCAAGCTTTATGACCTGCTGGCGGGGAAGCTGAATCTGCGCCCAAGCCGCTCTTTGGACCGCAAGGCAGCGCGGGCGCACATTCCGACCCTGAAATCCTCCGGTCTCAAGGGCGGCATTCTCTATTTCGACGGCCAGTTCGATGACGCCCGGCTGGCCATCACCTTGATGCGGACGCTTGAAGACCAGGGCGGCGTGGCGCTCAATGCCACGCCGGTCACGGGGCTGGCAAAATCAGGCGGCCGGGTGACAGGTGTACGCTTTGCCGACAGCGAAACAGGCGCCTCATATACGGCAAGGGCGCGCACCGTGATCAATGCCACCGGTGTGTTTGTTGATGCGGTCCGGCGGCTGGATGCGCCTGACGCAACACCTCTGCTGACGCCGAGCCAGGGCGTGCATATCGTGGTCGATCGCCGCTTTCTGCCGGGCAATACGGCGCTGATGGTGCCGCGCACTGCCGATGGCCGCGTGCTGTTCGCCGTGCCCTGGCACGACCGGACGCTGATCGGCACCACGGATACGCCGGTGGCGGAGATTAGCGAGGAGCCACGCGCGCTGGAGACTGAAATTGACTTCATCCTCAAAACAGCGGGCAACTATCTCGATCCGGCGCCCCGGCGAAGCGACATCCTCAGCGTATTTGCCGGTCTGCGCCCGCTGGTGAAAGCGGCTGCTGGCGACACGAAATCCCTGTCGCGCGAACATGATCTGGTCGTCTCGGATAGCGGACTGATCACCCTGACCGGCGGCAAATGGACCACCTATCGGCAGATGGGGGAGGATGCGGTGGATCTGGCGGCCGAAACTGGCGACCTGCCGCCCCGGCCAAGCGTCACCTCTGCCTTGCGCCTGCATGGCTGGGCCGAGAATAGCGGCCGCAATCACTGGCATGTCTATGGTCACGATGCGGCGGAAATCCACGCCCTTCCCGGCGCCGATATTCGCTTGAATCCGCATCTGCCCTATACGGAGGCCGAAGTGCGCTGGGCCGCGCGCTTCGAACAGGCGCGCAGCGTGGAAGACGTGCTGGCCCGTCGGCTGCGGGCGCTTTTCCTCGATGCGGCGGAGAGCCTAGCCATGGCGCCGCGCGTAGCGGAAATCCTGGCGGAGGAACTTGGGCGTGATCAGAAATGGCAGGCGGCTCAGGTCGAGACCTACGCCGCCCTGGCTCTGGGATATATGGCTTAA
- the rhaT gene encoding L-rhamnose/proton symporter RhaT: protein MNPNPLLGVFFHWLGGLSSASFYVPYKRIKLWSWEIFWLTGGIFSWVLAPWIGAFIGSKDLINVLANTPVHTLLVCYLCGAGWGFGGLTFGLTMRYLGLSLGMAVALGLTTVIGTLGPPIFQGTFGEVIAKHGSEYTFIGIAVVVVGIIIVALAGGAKEKQLANVSGDASVPDRGEFDLKKGILIAVFSGVMSSFFSFGLAAGDPIREATAAAGTGPLWVGLPVLCVVLAGGFTTNFVWCLYLILKNKSAGEWAGKLAPAHAGRGRAPLLANYALAGLGGTLWYFQFFFYTMGESQMGKFGFSSWTLHMASIILFSTLWGFALKEWKGTASRTQFLVWLGIGTLIISTVIIGIGNMLAA from the coding sequence ATGAACCCCAATCCGCTATTAGGTGTCTTCTTTCACTGGCTGGGCGGCCTGTCCTCCGCCAGCTTCTATGTCCCCTATAAACGTATCAAGCTATGGTCCTGGGAAATCTTCTGGCTGACCGGCGGCATCTTTTCGTGGGTGCTGGCGCCCTGGATCGGCGCCTTTATCGGCAGCAAGGACCTGATCAACGTCCTGGCGAATACGCCCGTGCATACCCTGCTGGTCTGCTATCTGTGCGGCGCCGGCTGGGGCTTTGGCGGCCTGACCTTCGGGCTGACCATGCGTTATCTCGGCCTGTCGCTCGGCATGGCCGTAGCGCTGGGCCTGACCACGGTGATTGGCACGCTTGGCCCGCCTATATTCCAAGGCACGTTCGGCGAAGTGATTGCCAAGCACGGCAGTGAATATACCTTTATCGGCATCGCCGTGGTTGTCGTCGGCATCATCATCGTCGCCCTGGCCGGGGGCGCCAAGGAAAAGCAACTTGCCAACGTGTCCGGTGATGCCAGTGTTCCGGATCGCGGTGAATTCGACCTGAAGAAGGGCATACTGATCGCCGTCTTCTCCGGTGTCATGTCGTCCTTCTTCTCCTTCGGTCTGGCGGCGGGTGATCCCATCCGCGAAGCCACCGCGGCAGCCGGCACGGGCCCGTTGTGGGTCGGCCTGCCAGTGCTTTGCGTGGTCCTGGCCGGCGGCTTCACCACCAATTTCGTGTGGTGCCTCTACCTGATCCTGAAAAACAAATCCGCCGGTGAGTGGGCCGGTAAGCTGGCTCCGGCGCACGCCGGCCGGGGCCGGGCGCCTCTGCTGGCCAATTACGCGCTGGCGGGCTTAGGCGGCACCCTCTGGTACTTCCAGTTTTTCTTCTACACCATGGGCGAAAGCCAGATGGGCAAGTTCGGCTTCTCATCGTGGACCCTGCACATGGCCTCGATCATCCTGTTCTCCACCCTGTGGGGCTTTGCCCTGAAGGAATGGAAGGGCACGGCCAGCCGGACGCAGTTCCTGGTGTGGCTCGGCATCGGCACCCTGATCATCTCGACCGTGATCATCGGTATCGGCAATATGCTGGCAGCTTAA
- a CDS encoding amidohydrolase family protein: MAIKRFVDAHVHLWQLDRLRYPWLTPPFADDGPNGSVEPIAADYTLADYFRDASGYPVEKLVHIDAGAHPDDALAETKWLQSLANETTHPDAIVAFAPLNDPDVESLLAAHAEHRNVRGIRHIINWHPNPSKTYTPANLLIDDQFVEGYAKLAKYGLSFDLQIYPNQMTQAYLIARVNPETQVILNHMGMPVDTDPAGIAQWKDGMKLLASLPHVAVKVSGFGFIDRNWTVETMRVLVLETIERFGTDRVAFASDFPTDKLFNSYGKALDAYDDITKDFSTDERDALFAGTAERIYRL; encoded by the coding sequence ATGGCCATAAAGCGATTTGTGGACGCCCATGTCCACCTCTGGCAACTCGACCGGCTGCGGTATCCATGGCTTACACCGCCCTTTGCCGATGATGGCCCCAATGGCAGCGTCGAGCCTATTGCCGCCGACTATACACTGGCCGATTATTTCCGCGATGCCAGCGGCTATCCGGTAGAAAAGCTGGTCCATATCGATGCTGGCGCCCATCCGGATGACGCGCTGGCCGAAACGAAATGGCTGCAATCCCTGGCGAATGAGACCACCCATCCCGACGCCATCGTCGCCTTCGCCCCACTTAACGATCCCGATGTCGAGTCCCTTCTGGCGGCCCACGCCGAACACCGCAATGTGCGCGGCATCCGCCATATCATAAACTGGCACCCAAATCCGTCAAAAACCTATACGCCGGCCAACTTGCTGATCGATGATCAGTTTGTTGAGGGGTATGCTAAGTTGGCCAAATACGGCCTGTCGTTCGATCTGCAGATCTATCCGAACCAAATGACCCAGGCCTATCTGATTGCGCGCGTCAATCCGGAAACCCAGGTCATCCTCAACCATATGGGGATGCCGGTGGATACCGACCCGGCTGGCATTGCCCAGTGGAAAGACGGTATGAAACTTCTGGCCAGCCTCCCACACGTTGCTGTGAAAGTTTCAGGCTTCGGCTTCATCGATCGCAACTGGACGGTTGAGACCATGCGTGTGCTTGTTCTGGAAACGATCGAACGCTTTGGCACTGATCGCGTAGCCTTCGCCAGTGACTTCCCGACCGATAAATTATTCAACAGCTACGGCAAGGCGCTGGACGCCTATGATGACATAACCAAAGACTTCAGCACCGATGAACGGGACGCCCTGTTCGCCGGCACAGCCGAGCGTATTTACAGACTATAA
- a CDS encoding SDR family oxidoreductase: MIYTNRFKGRTAIVTGAASGLGKAAAARIVAEGGQVVLWDLNAEALDAAKAETGAAGVVALDVSDLTAVSAAAKASRELLGKIDILINSAGITGATVPVWEFPVESWLKVMDINLNGLFYCCREVIPFMLEGGYGRIVNVASVAGKEGNPNASAYSASKAGVIGLTKSLGKELATKGVIVNALTPATFESPILEQLPRSQVDYMRSKIPMGRLGIVDESAATVCFMASEECSFTTASVFDTSGGRTTY, from the coding sequence GTGATCTATACTAACCGCTTTAAGGGCCGCACGGCCATCGTCACCGGGGCCGCTTCGGGCCTCGGTAAGGCCGCCGCCGCGCGTATCGTCGCTGAAGGCGGCCAGGTCGTCCTGTGGGATCTCAATGCCGAGGCGCTGGATGCGGCAAAGGCCGAAACCGGCGCGGCCGGTGTTGTGGCGCTCGATGTCTCCGACCTCACCGCCGTTTCAGCCGCCGCAAAAGCCTCAAGGGAGCTTCTGGGCAAGATCGATATTCTGATCAATTCGGCTGGCATCACCGGCGCCACCGTGCCGGTCTGGGAGTTCCCTGTCGAAAGCTGGCTGAAGGTCATGGATATCAACCTCAACGGCCTGTTCTACTGCTGCCGCGAGGTTATCCCCTTCATGCTGGAAGGCGGCTATGGCCGCATCGTCAATGTGGCGAGCGTCGCCGGCAAGGAGGGCAACCCGAATGCCTCGGCCTACTCCGCCTCCAAGGCCGGCGTGATTGGCCTGACCAAATCCTTAGGCAAGGAACTGGCCACGAAAGGCGTCATCGTCAACGCTCTGACGCCAGCTACGTTTGAATCGCCGATCCTCGAACAATTACCGCGAAGCCAGGTCGACTATATGCGCTCGAAAATCCCGATGGGGCGCTTAGGAATCGTCGACGAATCAGCCGCTACGGTCTGCTTCATGGCCTCGGAAGAATGCTCGTTCACCACCGCTTCTGTCTTCGATACGTCGGGCGGACGGACGACCTATTAA